The Dyella caseinilytica genome has a window encoding:
- a CDS encoding DUF1656 domain-containing protein, whose translation MPREIAIGGVLIPGLLVWFLLSLALLLLFDWVVGRYGLYRFVWHPALFRLAFFVCIFGSVALLLY comes from the coding sequence ATGCCGCGTGAAATTGCCATCGGAGGCGTTCTGATACCGGGATTGCTGGTGTGGTTCCTCCTTTCCCTGGCGTTGTTGCTGCTGTTCGACTGGGTGGTTGGCCGTTACGGCCTCTATCGCTTTGTCTGGCATCCGGCGCTGTTTCGCCTTGCCTTCTTCGTCTGTATTTTCGGCAGCGTTGCGCTGCTGCTCTATTGA
- a CDS encoding biotin/lipoyl-binding protein, which yields MKTAQYIRITLTVVIVLIAALVATAMWRHYMYSPWTRDGRVRAEVVRIAPDVAGLVTQVNVIDNQIVKKGDVLFVIDPARYTDAVEQAKANLAAAQAAVKSAEANIDAAKAGTVQSKSNFDMYAAQAKRRQDLKDVVSNEDRTNATATADAARATLNKAQAGQEQALAAKLQADAAVKQAEAALATAELNLQRTQVRAPVDGYVTNLLVRVGDYASAGAPRLALIDSHSFWVDGYFEETKLPHIRIGDEVDIRLMAGGVHLRGTVEGIARGIAEAVDPTSNDLLANINPTFNWVRLAQRVPVRVHIDTDHMPAGTVLVAGQTATLILHPDQKSDNNGTSR from the coding sequence ATGAAAACTGCCCAGTACATTCGCATAACCCTGACCGTCGTCATCGTCCTTATCGCGGCGCTTGTCGCGACAGCCATGTGGCGGCATTACATGTATTCGCCGTGGACGCGCGATGGCCGCGTGCGTGCCGAGGTGGTGCGCATCGCGCCGGACGTCGCCGGCCTCGTCACCCAGGTCAATGTGATCGACAACCAGATCGTGAAGAAGGGTGACGTACTGTTTGTGATCGACCCAGCGCGCTACACCGACGCCGTGGAGCAAGCCAAGGCTAATCTGGCTGCCGCGCAGGCCGCCGTGAAATCGGCCGAGGCGAATATTGACGCGGCCAAGGCGGGTACCGTGCAAAGCAAGTCGAACTTCGACATGTACGCGGCGCAGGCCAAGCGTCGTCAGGATCTGAAAGACGTCGTGTCCAACGAAGACCGCACCAACGCCACGGCAACCGCCGATGCCGCGCGCGCTACCCTGAACAAGGCGCAGGCCGGTCAGGAGCAGGCGCTTGCCGCCAAACTGCAGGCAGATGCGGCTGTGAAGCAGGCGGAAGCGGCGCTCGCCACGGCCGAACTCAACCTGCAGCGCACCCAGGTGCGCGCGCCAGTGGATGGCTACGTGACCAATCTGCTGGTGCGCGTAGGCGACTACGCCAGTGCCGGTGCGCCGCGGCTTGCACTGATCGACAGCCACTCGTTCTGGGTGGATGGCTATTTCGAGGAAACCAAGCTGCCGCACATTCGCATCGGCGATGAAGTGGATATTCGCCTGATGGCCGGCGGCGTGCATCTACGCGGCACTGTCGAAGGCATCGCGCGTGGCATTGCCGAAGCGGTCGATCCCACCAGCAACGATCTGCTGGCCAACATCAATCCCACCTTCAACTGGGTGCGTCTGGCGCAGCGCGTGCCGGTGCGTGTGCACATCGACACGGATCACATGCCGGCCGGCACGGTGCTGGTGGCAGGCCAGACGGCCACCCTGATCCTGCATCCGGATCAGAAGTCCGATAACAACGGCACGTCACGGTGA
- a CDS encoding efflux transporter outer membrane subunit produces MIKLKRFSAAAVALAVSFALTGCVTPGGLHTTGKTIDAGSLKSEQSLAGVTLSPTAWPTQDWWEGFSDPQLSALIDEALKNNPNLTEAEARARQAEAVAAGVDAARMPQVALDAEVIGARYSEKDPVYPSYALGTFAWGKAVTAGLSWDLDLWGGKRAAWEAALGRSRAAEIDVHAARIQLSVNVARAYVNLGYAFAEQDVAENELQRTSKSLALTRRLVAGGLGTPQQEALADSQEASAEQQKAQADRAIDAARSALSVLLGEGPDRGLSITRPQMLNTDHLALPDQLQVDLIGRRADLVAARWQVEAASKDIKAARTEFLPNVNLSAMAGFVAVGGSTSVFQLPARTYQFGPALSLPIFDGGRLRANLAGANAVYDEAVARYNGLLIRAVNEVADLVSALNSVRIQIALEERAQRDAQKSWDDAMAGYKGGISGQLTPLTARQQLLLTEQRLAALKSQQADLSVRMIDALGGGYSATVTASR; encoded by the coding sequence ATGATCAAACTCAAACGTTTTTCCGCTGCTGCGGTAGCGCTGGCTGTCAGTTTTGCGCTGACCGGCTGTGTCACGCCCGGTGGTCTGCATACCACCGGCAAAACCATCGATGCGGGCAGCCTCAAGAGTGAGCAAAGCCTGGCTGGCGTCACGCTCAGTCCGACGGCATGGCCGACGCAGGACTGGTGGGAAGGCTTCAGCGATCCGCAGCTCAGTGCATTGATCGATGAGGCGTTGAAGAACAATCCCAATCTCACTGAAGCGGAAGCGCGTGCACGCCAAGCCGAGGCCGTGGCGGCAGGTGTCGATGCAGCACGCATGCCGCAGGTAGCGTTGGATGCTGAAGTCATCGGCGCGCGTTATTCCGAGAAGGATCCCGTTTATCCGTCCTATGCTCTGGGCACATTCGCGTGGGGCAAGGCAGTCACGGCGGGTCTGTCGTGGGATCTTGATCTATGGGGCGGCAAGCGCGCCGCGTGGGAGGCGGCTCTGGGACGCAGCCGCGCGGCGGAGATCGACGTGCATGCAGCGCGCATCCAGTTGTCGGTCAACGTAGCCCGTGCGTATGTCAACCTTGGTTACGCCTTTGCCGAACAGGACGTCGCGGAAAACGAATTGCAGCGCACTTCCAAGTCGCTGGCGTTGACACGTCGTTTAGTGGCCGGTGGCTTGGGTACGCCGCAACAGGAGGCGCTGGCCGACTCACAGGAGGCCAGCGCAGAACAGCAGAAAGCGCAGGCCGATCGTGCGATCGATGCGGCGCGCAGTGCATTGTCGGTGCTATTGGGTGAGGGGCCGGATCGCGGCTTGAGCATCACCCGTCCGCAAATGCTCAATACCGACCACCTTGCGCTGCCAGATCAACTGCAAGTCGATCTGATCGGTCGCCGCGCCGATCTGGTGGCCGCACGTTGGCAGGTCGAGGCGGCATCCAAGGACATCAAGGCGGCTCGCACGGAATTCCTGCCCAACGTCAATCTCAGTGCCATGGCCGGTTTCGTGGCCGTAGGCGGCAGTACCAGCGTGTTCCAGTTACCTGCGCGCACCTATCAATTCGGGCCTGCTTTGAGTCTGCCGATTTTCGACGGTGGCCGCCTGCGTGCCAATCTGGCGGGCGCCAATGCCGTCTACGACGAAGCCGTTGCGCGCTACAACGGCCTGCTGATTCGCGCTGTGAACGAAGTGGCCGACTTGGTATCCGCACTTAATTCGGTGCGTATCCAGATCGCGCTGGAAGAACGCGCCCAACGTGACGCCCAGAAGAGCTGGGACGACGCCATGGCTGGCTACAAGGGCGGCATCAGCGGGCAGCTCACCCCGCTCACCGCGCGCCAGCAATTGCTATTGACCGAACAGCGTCTGGCCGCGTTGAAGAGCCAACAGGCGGATCTGTCGGTTCGCATGATCGATGCATTGGGCGGCGGCTACAGCGCAACGGTAACGGCCAGCCGCTAA
- a CDS encoding D-Ala-D-Ala carboxypeptidase family metallohydrolase yields MIASTRDKKRSEPIINYGSYKVSDAGVRLVLERIAVETGRAVKVTSGDRDWVPSGGARNSLHLNKRAVDFHVEGWPDAQVFDLLLAKRATIFGESKGKAFRYQIIQHGPDTITGGAHIHMGIVPEPGEAYGRGFLVEGMTAATRGRYKVVDPP; encoded by the coding sequence ATGATCGCCAGCACAAGGGACAAGAAGCGTAGCGAGCCCATCATCAACTATGGGAGCTATAAAGTAAGCGATGCAGGCGTTCGCCTTGTGTTGGAGCGCATTGCAGTCGAAACAGGCCGCGCGGTGAAAGTTACTAGCGGTGATCGGGACTGGGTGCCATCAGGCGGGGCGCGCAACAGCCTTCATCTGAACAAGCGTGCGGTTGATTTTCATGTGGAAGGCTGGCCGGACGCCCAGGTCTTCGACCTGCTGCTCGCCAAACGGGCAACCATTTTCGGAGAGTCGAAGGGCAAGGCCTTTCGCTATCAGATTATCCAGCACGGGCCGGACACCATCACCGGTGGCGCGCATATCCATATGGGCATCGTGCCGGAGCCTGGCGAGGCATACGGCCGCGGTTTTCTGGTGGAAGGCATGACGGCTGCGACGCGAGGGCGATACAAAGTCGTCGACCCGCCTTGA